The following coding sequences are from one Bos indicus x Bos taurus breed Angus x Brahman F1 hybrid chromosome 5, Bos_hybrid_MaternalHap_v2.0, whole genome shotgun sequence window:
- the LOC113893688 gene encoding olfactory receptor 6C1-like: MRNNTEIRDFILLGLSDDPQLQVVIFVFVLITYMLSITGNLTIITLTLLDIHLQTPMYFFLRSFSILEVSFTTVTIPKFLATIITGDKTISFNDCMTQLFFFFIFLEVTEIYLLVAMSYDCYIAICKPLHYLTIMNHRVCTLLVLASWLTSFLIIFPILMFFIQLDYCKSNVINHFTCDYFPLLYLSCSDTKFLEILGFSCAVFILLFTLALIILSYTYVIRTILRIPSTTQRTKAFSTCSSHMIVISISYGSCIFMYVNPSAKDRVSLSKGVAVLNTSVAPMLNPFIYTLRNQQVKRAFMDMARKTMFFSRK; encoded by the coding sequence ATgagaaacaacacagaaataagaGATTTTATCCTCCTGGGACTGTCGGATGACCCACAACTTCAGGTTGTGATCTTTGTCTTTGTGCTCATCACCTACATGCTCAGCATCACTGGGAACTTGACCATTATCACCCTGACCCTGCTGGATATCCACCTCCAGacccccatgtatttcttcctcagGAGTTTCTCCATATTGGAAGTTTCATTCACAACTGTCACTATTCCCAAGTTCTTGGCCACCATTATTACGGGAGATAAAACTATCTCTTTTAATGATTGTATgactcagttatttttttttttcattttcttggaagtCACTGAGATTTACCTTCTGGTTGCCATGTCCTATGACTGCTACATTGCCATCTGCAAACCGCTGCATTACTTGACCATCATGAATCACAGAGTCTGCACGCTGCTTGTCTTGGCCTCTTGGCTGACTTCATTCTTAATTATATTCCCAATACTCATGTTCTTCATACAGCTTGATTACTGTAAGTCCAATGTTATCAACCATTTTACTTGTGATTATTTCCCTTTATTATACCTTTCTTGTTCAGACACCAAATTCCTAGAGATACTGGGGTTTTCCTGTGCTGTGTTTATCCTCTTGTTCACTTTAGCATTAATAATTCTGTCCTACACATATGTCATCAGAACAATTTTGAGGATCCCTTCTACCACTCAGAGGACAAAGGCCTTTTCCACGTGTTCGTCCCACATGATTGTCATCTCCATCTCTTATGGCAGCTGCATTTTCATGTATGTGAATCCATCTGCAAAAGACAGGGTGTCTTTGAGCAAGGGAGTGGCTGTGCTAAATACCTCAGTAgcacccatgctgaacccctttaTCTACACTCTTAGGAATCAGCAAGTCAAGAGAGCCTTCATGGACATGGCAAGGAAGACTATGTTTttctcaaggaaatga